A region from the Streptomyces lydicus genome encodes:
- a CDS encoding DLW-39 family protein, giving the protein MKKLLLVALAAIGGLLVYRQIQADRAEQDLWTEATDSVPAGSGV; this is encoded by the coding sequence GTGAAGAAGCTTCTCCTGGTCGCACTGGCCGCCATCGGCGGGCTCCTCGTGTACCGCCAGATCCAGGCGGATCGCGCCGAGCAGGATCTGTGGACGGAGGCGACCGACTCCGTGCCCGCAGGTTCGGGTGTCTGA
- a CDS encoding DUF3566 domain-containing protein yields the protein MSGATGAAAGGSGAKKDSPSGPATVTEDSARGSAVSDTGPRDEGSHQGGPVTDTRQPQPKPEGQAAEDGSRQPYQPPQAYPTGGGQGGGGQAVRRPRTGVGTVPRTRKARLRVARADPWSVMKVSFLLSIALGICTVVAAAVLWMVMNAMGVFSTVGGTISEATGSGDGAGFDLQSFLSLPRVVLFTSVIAVIDVVLATALGTLGAFIYNLSAGFVGGVELTLAEDE from the coding sequence GTGAGTGGAGCCACGGGCGCTGCGGCGGGTGGATCGGGAGCGAAGAAGGACTCCCCGTCCGGACCCGCAACCGTGACGGAGGACAGCGCCCGTGGCTCTGCCGTTTCTGACACCGGCCCCCGAGACGAGGGCTCACACCAGGGGGGACCCGTGACCGATACCCGTCAACCGCAGCCGAAGCCCGAGGGACAGGCCGCCGAGGACGGCTCCCGGCAGCCGTACCAGCCGCCTCAGGCGTACCCCACCGGCGGTGGGCAGGGCGGCGGCGGGCAGGCGGTGCGCCGGCCGCGTACGGGCGTCGGCACGGTCCCGCGCACCCGCAAGGCCCGGCTGCGGGTGGCGCGTGCCGATCCGTGGTCGGTCATGAAGGTCAGCTTTCTGCTCTCCATCGCGCTGGGCATCTGCACGGTCGTGGCCGCCGCCGTGCTGTGGATGGTCATGAACGCGATGGGCGTCTTCTCCACGGTCGGCGGGACGATCAGCGAGGCCACCGGCTCCGGCGACGGCGCCGGCTTCGATCTGCAGTCGTTCCTGTCGCTGCCGCGGGTGGTGCTGTTCACGTCGGTCATCGCGGTGATCGACGTGGTGCTGGCGACCGCGCTGGGCACCCTCGGGGCGTTCATCTACAACCTGTCGGCGGGCTTCGTCGGCGGGGTGGAGCTCACCCTCGCCGAGGATGAGTGA